A portion of the Candidatus Cloacimonadota bacterium genome contains these proteins:
- a CDS encoding XRE family transcriptional regulator, with product MKNTIPVNRAILKWARETAGVSIQDVADKLGKDVEFVANVESGIQSVTYSQLRTLSYDVYKRPIALFFYPSPPIDDPVEKDFRSIQASEGALLDRDTRLKIREAKYHQLSLYELNPDTRESKFILTEHLKRNTNLRDNPTVIRTLLGVSIDEQKSFRNSEFAFKRWRRALEDMGIYVFKGAFKNLNYCGFTLYDEIYPIIYVNNKNTYSRQIFTLFHEMYHIITKNSDISCIDESSYDALCFAHKSIEQKCNAFASSVLLPKDDFNKELSYRDEINDSNTEDVVNELAELYSVSRETVLRRLKDISLVSNDIYSSLASKWSGQMRRFKSDSQGGNSIATMMTYLSGKYLSIVSDRYSAGQITSEQLMQFMKVKSFATAEKIYDRYITGRH from the coding sequence ATGAAAAATACAATACCTGTCAATCGTGCTATCCTGAAATGGGCTCGTGAAACTGCAGGAGTATCAATCCAAGACGTAGCAGATAAACTTGGCAAAGATGTTGAATTTGTTGCGAATGTTGAAAGCGGTATTCAGTCAGTTACATACTCCCAGTTGAGAACTTTATCTTACGATGTTTACAAACGCCCGATAGCTTTATTTTTCTATCCATCTCCTCCTATTGATGATCCAGTAGAAAAAGACTTCAGATCCATTCAAGCTTCCGAAGGTGCCCTCCTTGATCGTGATACACGCTTAAAAATTAGGGAAGCCAAGTACCACCAATTGTCACTTTACGAGTTAAATCCAGACACTAGAGAATCTAAGTTCATTCTGACGGAACACTTAAAGAGAAATACAAATCTCAGAGACAATCCTACAGTCATTCGAACCTTGTTAGGTGTCAGCATTGATGAGCAGAAATCGTTTAGAAACAGTGAATTTGCATTCAAAAGGTGGCGTAGAGCACTCGAAGATATGGGGATATACGTATTCAAAGGCGCATTCAAGAATCTGAATTACTGTGGGTTCACTTTATATGATGAGATATACCCAATAATATACGTCAACAACAAGAACACCTACTCGAGGCAGATATTCACTCTGTTCCATGAGATGTATCATATCATTACAAAAAATTCTGATATTTCGTGTATCGATGAGTCATCTTACGATGCACTTTGTTTTGCACATAAGTCAATAGAGCAAAAATGTAACGCCTTTGCATCCTCAGTTCTTTTGCCTAAGGATGATTTTAATAAGGAGCTGTCTTACAGAGATGAGATAAATGATAGCAATACTGAGGATGTTGTAAATGAACTTGCTGAACTGTATTCAGTTAGCAGAGAGACAGTTCTTAGGAGACTTAAAGATATCAGCCTAGTTAGTAATGATATCTATAGCTCTCTTGCTTCAAAATGGTCTGGTCAAATGAGGCGATTCAAGAGTGACTCACAAGGGGGAAATTCGATAGCAACGATGATGACCTACTTAAGTGGTAAATACCTTTCCATAGTATCCGATCGATATAGTGCTGGTCAGATTACATCAGAACAACTTATGCAGTTTATGAAGGTAAAAAGCTTCGCCACTGCAGAGAAGATATATGATCGATACATAACAGGTAGACACTGA